Proteins from a single region of Hymenobacter aquaticus:
- a CDS encoding alkaline phosphatase PhoX: MKHTTTLLAATALLSTAARAQTACPTLPQDHISRFTSVQPSTQPQDLRLPATHTFQLLVQGGAAYSSAADGNVKEAFDFTGYVPIGGSSTSGYLSINHEGSAAATSGVSMLNLSFDPLTKLWGVTAKNPVNFGPVVGTFNNCSGGVTPWSTVITCEENAPTAPTDSNNDGYFDFGWNVEIDPATRTVKDQDGNGTPDKLWRMGRFKHENVVVAADRRTVYEGADEGSANSFVYKFVATTPGQFANGTLYALKLDGAIGTATTGTWLPVPNTTPAECNNTAAAALALGATSFNGVEDIEISPVTGQIYFTAKGPGTTYRFTDAGSTVSAFDVFVGNSPGVTNRTYPISYGAATVSEAWGTGNDNLTFDSQGNLYVLQDGGRNHVWVVRPCHTQASPAVELFAVTPNGCEPTGMTFSPDEKFMFISIQSPDPTNTLATTDAAGQAVVFNKSSAIVISRRGVLGTTLSTEKARPELAKADVYPNPTAGAELSVELTSLSREAATVQVFNTLGARVLTQSAVLAQGLNRLRVPVSKLPGGHYTLVIQTATTSTTRPFIKQ, from the coding sequence ATGAAACACACGACTACGCTACTGGCCGCCACTGCTTTGCTGAGCACCGCCGCCCGGGCCCAGACCGCCTGCCCCACCCTACCCCAGGACCACATCAGCCGCTTCACCTCGGTGCAGCCCTCCACCCAGCCCCAGGACCTGCGCCTGCCCGCCACCCACACCTTCCAGCTGCTGGTGCAGGGCGGGGCGGCCTACTCCTCGGCCGCCGACGGCAACGTGAAGGAAGCCTTCGACTTCACCGGCTACGTGCCCATCGGGGGCAGCAGCACCAGCGGCTACCTATCCATCAACCACGAGGGCTCGGCGGCGGCTACCTCGGGCGTGAGCATGCTGAATCTGAGCTTCGACCCGCTGACGAAGCTTTGGGGTGTGACGGCCAAAAACCCGGTGAACTTCGGGCCCGTGGTGGGCACGTTCAACAACTGCTCGGGCGGCGTCACGCCCTGGAGTACGGTGATTACCTGCGAGGAAAACGCCCCCACCGCTCCCACCGACAGCAACAACGACGGCTACTTCGACTTCGGCTGGAACGTGGAAATTGATCCGGCCACCCGCACCGTGAAAGACCAGGACGGCAACGGCACGCCCGACAAGCTCTGGCGAATGGGCCGCTTCAAGCACGAAAACGTGGTAGTGGCCGCCGACCGCCGCACCGTGTACGAGGGCGCCGATGAGGGCTCGGCCAACAGCTTCGTTTATAAGTTCGTGGCTACCACGCCCGGGCAGTTCGCCAACGGCACGCTCTACGCCCTGAAGCTCGACGGGGCCATTGGCACGGCCACCACCGGCACCTGGCTGCCGGTGCCCAACACCACCCCGGCCGAGTGCAACAACACCGCCGCCGCCGCCCTGGCCCTGGGCGCCACTAGCTTCAACGGCGTGGAAGACATTGAAATCAGCCCCGTCACGGGCCAGATTTACTTCACGGCCAAAGGCCCCGGCACCACCTACCGCTTCACCGACGCGGGCAGCACGGTCAGTGCCTTCGACGTTTTCGTGGGCAACTCGCCCGGCGTTACCAACCGCACCTACCCCATCAGCTACGGCGCGGCCACCGTGAGCGAAGCCTGGGGCACCGGCAACGACAACCTGACTTTCGACTCGCAGGGCAACCTCTACGTGCTCCAGGATGGGGGCCGCAACCACGTGTGGGTGGTGCGCCCCTGCCACACCCAGGCCAGCCCCGCCGTGGAGCTGTTTGCCGTGACGCCCAACGGCTGTGAGCCTACCGGCATGACCTTCTCGCCCGACGAGAAATTTATGTTCATCTCCATCCAGAGCCCCGACCCGACCAACACGCTGGCCACCACCGACGCCGCCGGGCAGGCCGTGGTGTTCAACAAGTCGTCGGCCATCGTCATCAGCCGCCGCGGCGTGCTGGGCACCACGCTGTCCACCGAAAAAGCCCGCCCCGAGCTAGCTAAGGCCGACGTGTACCCCAACCCCACCGCCGGCGCCGAGCTGAGCGTGGAGCTGACCAGCCTGAGCCGGGAAGCCGCCACGGTGCAGGTATTCAACACGCTCGGGGCCCGGGTGCTGACGCAATCCGCCGTGCTGGCCCAGGGCCTGAACCGCCTGCGGGTGCCGGTGAGCAAGCTGCCCGGCGGCCACTACACGCTGGTTATCCAGACGGCCACGACCTCCACTACCCGGCCTTTTATCAAGCAATAG
- a CDS encoding nuclear transport factor 2 family protein produces the protein MAWITTACSISRPSSSEAAKSYTPASKELYNTIAHMDSVLFDAFNNRDLEKQKLLFAADLEFYHDEGGLTNYNQVIENTSRLFSQNNGLRRTLVPGSLQVYPIKDYGAIEIGTHRFCHQENGKDDCGTFKFVHIWQKRADGWKITRVISYDH, from the coding sequence TTGGCGTGGATTACTACCGCTTGTTCTATTTCCCGACCCAGCAGTAGCGAGGCAGCAAAATCATACACACCGGCATCGAAAGAGCTATACAACACTATTGCCCACATGGACAGCGTGTTGTTTGACGCATTCAACAACCGGGACCTTGAGAAACAAAAGCTACTATTCGCAGCCGACCTCGAATTTTACCATGACGAAGGAGGCTTAACGAACTATAATCAGGTTATTGAAAATACCAGCCGGCTTTTCAGCCAAAACAATGGACTAAGAAGAACGCTTGTCCCCGGCAGTCTTCAGGTATACCCTATCAAAGACTACGGCGCCATTGAAATAGGCACACACCGTTTTTGTCACCAGGAAAACGGGAAAGATGATTGTGGCACATTTAAGTTCGTTCATATCTGGCAAAAAAGAGCCGACGGCTGGAAAATAACGAGAGTAATTAGCTACGACCATTAG